Proteins found in one Dermacentor silvarum isolate Dsil-2018 chromosome 8, BIME_Dsil_1.4, whole genome shotgun sequence genomic segment:
- the LOC119461438 gene encoding TGF-beta-activated kinase 1 and MAP3K7-binding protein 2-like: MAMCSVPPVHQDLYNDMRAQFPELPDAVIQSYVQLYPRNRAECIEHLTRASQDQLYSQFDSEEASINREGARLPTSRLFEPLEPPFPVDQDLPPPYPGMLTPVTPVTPTSPHSPSRLQYHRSPQATHQTPPYFPPTRPDQPPARADYRPQISTSMPTTSLYGPGWPQTGAMDSPMTRLHHSPPVLDDMIQALLTHQRQRFELLQRTYAQQMQLLQQLRTEVESKETRLMSKHLLDATPSQMEELGTLRRRNRTLNVECHCLLSEVDLYARGEVPLGATDEHFYHRLNPGQAVPHPVPPPLSRPILSPPRVLQSNTPSPRPNSILSEDEENQEDNRWKCSKCTFLNHPALEACELCEMPKAPSSDV; the protein is encoded by the exons ATGGCGATGTGTTCAGTGCCACCAGTGCACCAGGACCTCTACAATGACATGAGAGCTCAGTTTCCGGAACTACCAGATGCAGTGATTCAGTCTTATGTACAGCTT TATCCCCGCAACAGAGCAGAGTGCATAGAACACCTCACCCGTGCAAGCCAAGACCAGCTTTACAGCCAGTTTGACTCGGAAGAGGCCTCGATAAATCGGGAGGGAGCACGCCTGCCAACTTCTCGGCTGTTCGAGCCCCTTGAGCCTCCGTTCCCAGTGGACCAGGACCTGCCACCACCGTACCCTGGCATGCTGACACCCGTGACACCCGTCACGCCGACCTCGCCACACTCGCCATCCAGGCTGCAGTATCACCGTTCCCCTCAGGCAACCCACCAAACACCACCCTACTTTCCTCCTACTCGACCAGACCAGCCTCCCGCACGCGCGGACTACAGGCCACAG ATTTCCACAAGCATGCCCACAACTTCACTGTATGGACCTGGCTGGCCGCAGACAGGTGCCATGGACTCCCCCATGACTCGGCTTCACCACTCTCCACCTGTCCTAGATGACATGATCCAAG CTCTTCTCACCCACCAGCGCCAAAGGTTTGAGCTGCTGCAGCGAACGTACGCCCAGCAGATGCAGCTCCTCCAGCAGCTTCGAACAGAGGTGGAATCCAAAGAGACCAGATTGATGAGCAAGCATTTGCTTGATGCCACTCCCTCACAG ATGGAGGAACTCGGGACCCTGCGGAGGAGGAACCGGACGTTGAACGTAGAATGCCACTGCCTGCTGAGTGAAGTCGACCTGTACGCACGTGGGGAGGTGCCGCTAGGGGCCACTGACGAGCACTTCTACCATAGGTTAAATCCGGGCCAGGCTGTGCCTCACCCAGTGCCACCTCCTCTTAGTAGACCTATCCTGTCGCCACCCCGGGTGTTGCAGTCTAACA CACCCTCACCGCGACCGAACAGCATCCTTTCGGAAGACGAGGAGAACCAGGAGGACAACCGGTGGAAGTGCTCCAAGTGCACCTTTCTCAATCACCCGGCCCTGGAGGCTTGCGAGCTGTGCGAGATGCCCAAGGCACCCTCGTCAG ATGTGTGA